The genomic DNA AAATAATTAAGGAGCTTAGGGAGTTTTTATCATCAGATAGGTAAAATGTTTGGAAGAATTGTCGGTTAAGTGAAACTAGGATgaacgtctttttttttaagtaaaaagaaaagtatgaaTGTTTGGTCATTCCAGCTTCATTCAATGAGTGAAGTGCCTGCCATTGTACAAAAAAGCTGCCAAAATGGTTGCTGTACCCGCCATAGCAATGGAGCTGGCCTACAGGTTATGGCGAGGATAGATTCATAGGGATGACGTCCCTCAAGGCCCTTGGAGATCTTTTGGAGGGCAGCGGCTGGACAGGAACACTCGTTCACGCCGTGGTTGCTTACCGGTGGAACAGCATATTCGTTCCTGAATGTATCCTATACCTGCATGAACAAGACGGGCTCGTCGAGACAAAGCGCCTGTGTCTACTTCATCAGAGTGCCTACAGGGAGTACAACACCTTGGAAAATGCAAGTGAAGTGGTGCATTTGAAGGCTGTTGTGCTGCAAGGTGCAATGAATGTCCTCCAATTCCAATTCTAGCCCATCAGCTGGAGTTGGTTGATTGACGTGAGAGCGATTGAGAGTGTGAGGCCGACTATTTCCTGTATATAGAGGTCCTGTCCAAGATCCCCCTTCGCTCTTCGCCCTAGACTATACACACTACTCGAGATGATTGCCGACCTTGAAAATGACCACCACTTTTGTAACAGGTTGAATCTGAGATGTGATATGGACGGTAAAACTACTGATGTATGATTGGCAATAAAAATGTTGATTAAACTTGTAATATCAACCACTTTCAAGAAAGCGATGGCggcaattttgaaaatgaacgccATTTTTGTCAGAAGTCGAATCTGCAATGTCCCTATATCTCAAGATCACCACTGGTTCAAAGTCTACCCGCACAACAAATTACATGATTGCTTCACCAAACTTACAACTCCTTCACCTATCTGCTGTATACTATGTACTAATCGCAGAAAGCTAATTTTACAGTAGCATTACAGTAGCATTTTACACGTTCTCGTTTTCGGTTGGTGTCTTCGTTTTTTACTCTATTGTCGCCGCTCTCATCGTTTTTTCCTATTTAGACTCTTCCTCTTCCACCTCTTCTTATTCTGCGTCTTCTTCttccccttcctcctcttcctcttcctcatcctcctcctcctcttcatcctctTCCTCATCATCCTCTTCCTCATCATCCTCCTCTTCGTCCCCTTCCTCatcatcctcttcctcctcgtCCCCTTCCTCAtcaccctcctcctcctcctccccttcctcctcttccccctcctcttctcgcccttcctcatcatcctcttccttttcctccccttcctcttctgcctcttccccctcccacgCCCCTTTCCTCTGCTTTGCCCCTACCCTTTTCTTTGCcactttcttcttcttggcCCCTTTCCTCTTCTTTGCCCCCTTCCTCTGCtttgccttcttcttctttttcttcttcttcgtcttcttcttcgcTTTTTCCTTGTCATAAATGCCGAACTTGGATCCCAGGACGCACACAGCCTTCCCAGAAGAGGTACTTATCCCAGTTCCCATCAATTGTACCTCCACGTTATCGTCGGTATGTACACACCTGGTGTTAAACGCTAAACCCAGCGTTAGAGCCAGAATGCCGTGGACGAATTTTGCTGAGCAGATCTCCGTTTTGCAGCCTACGACAAATGCGCAGCCGTCTTTTAACGACAAGTTGCATCCCAAGACGGGGCCAACACACTCCATGGAGGTATCGGGGCTGATTACCTTCTTCACCGACCCAGTTCCGGCTTTGGCAGAGACAAGAGCCCTACCACAGCAGGCTCCTTTACAATATGCTGGCTTCCTTTTCACAAAAGGATACTTGCTGCTAATGCGGCTGCTCCCGGCCTGCTCCTGGTTCataagaaaacaacaaacaaaaacaaaaaaaaggaaagaagttTATTCCTATTAAACAGAATTTCATGAATACAAATAGGCATGCAGTATACCCGCCACACTAAAGACATTTTCCTCAGGGTTCTCACTTTGCTGCTTCCCTttaccaatgaaaaaaaaaaaagaaggaaaaagaatggaATGTTGGCTCCATTTCATCCAGAGTATGCATGTGTAcataatgcatgcacatggactCTGCTGATTATACGTTTACTGAAGATGTATCCATTCAAACATTTCGCCATCAGTCTATAGTATTCTGTCTTCCTTTCCACCCTCCTTTCATGATCTCAGGCTTTCATAGCACTCTTATCATAGGTTAACATCCCCTCTCTCTGTCCAGAATCTGTCATATTATCATCAC from Diadema setosum chromosome 9, eeDiaSeto1, whole genome shotgun sequence includes the following:
- the LOC140233340 gene encoding uncharacterized protein produces the protein MEEATNGGRGETSGDSNVGEVVTTQPARNLNPLEQAGSSRISSKYPFVKRKPAYCKGACCGRALVSAKAGTGSVKKVISPDTSMECVGPVLGCNLSLKDGCAFVVGCKTEICSAKFVHGILALTLGLAFNTRCVHTDDNVEVQLMGTGISTSSGKAVCVLGSKFGIYDKEKAKKKTKKKKKKKKAKQRKGAKKRKGAKKKKVAKKRVGAKQRKGAWEGEEAEEEGEEKEEDDEEGREEEGEEEEGEEEEEGDEEGDEEEEDDEEGDEEEDDEEEDDEEEDEEEEEDEEEEEEEGEEEDAE